Genomic DNA from Candidatus Woesearchaeota archaeon:
CTGACTTTCAGAAACTTTGGTAGATATTCGGAGAAGAACATCTGAAAATCGTTCAGCTATGCAAAAAATCAGATGTTCTCTCTGATTATCTTTTAATTTTCACTGAAAATAAGAAAGAAATGCGGAAATACCCAAAGGTTGTCCAAGCGGATAACAGAGGACAAATCGTCATCCCCAAGGATGTACGACAAGAACTAGGCATAGAAGCAGGCGCAGCCTTCTGGGTGTACACCATCACCGATGAAGGAATTCTTCTCAAAAAAATAGAGGACTCTAAACTCTCCTCAGATGATACTCTTGTCAAAGAGATCAAGGCAAAAGCTTCAAAAATAGATCTTAACGAAGAAAACCTCAACAAATCTGTAAAGAGGTATTCTCAAAAACAAAGCAAACTCGAAGAGCTATGACTACAGCAATGTATACCAAAGGAGAACTAGGAACTCTTGCACTCTTCACCACACTAGTCATAGCACTCATAGGATCAGCAATTTTCTTCGGACCCAGTATAACAGGTTTTGCAACACTAGGAAACAATAATTGCAGTGCAATACTCAACATTTCCAACGAACAATACAATCTCACACAAGATCTAACTTGTACCAATGCAAACCCTGCTCTTACCATCAACGCATCCGGAATCACACTCGACTGTAAGGGGTGGAGTATCAAGGAAGCAGATCTTGCAATCAATCTTACCTCCTACGCATCATCAACAACGATTAGGAACTGCATCATCAGTAACACGGATACCTTCACTCCTAACACCGCAGCAATAAACATAGCTTCTGGAGCAAGTCTCACCATACAGGACACCACCATACAAGGAACAGGATATGCAACAGGAATTCTCTCTAACGCAACAGCAGCCGTGGTTGCAGAAAACATTACCATCACCTTGCCTAATGGAGTTGCGGCCATTAACCTTACCAACCCCAACACAGCAGGAAACAAAATCATCAACAGCACCTTCAACAAAGGAATCTACCTCAACAACGTCACCATAGATCTTATAGGAAACACCCTTTCAACCGGAGCACTTCTTGCGCTCCACCTTTTTGGAAACAACATCAACGCAACACAAAACACCTTCTCATCAAGTGCACAACCAAGTATCATCACGTACAATCCACAAAGTAGCAACGTGTTTTTCTACAACAACCGCATCACCACAGGAACCATCAACCTCACGTCCGTTACAGGACTCTCCCTGTGTGTAAATAACATCGGAAACAACTACACCAACCCATCATTACAAGCAGTTGAACTTACGCCTAGCGTTGAGTGTGACGTAACACCTCCCAACGGAACATTAGACTCGCCAATCCTCGTGAGTGCAGATACTGATTTCTTCTACACGCCAACGGATCAAAGCAACGTCTATAGCGGAGCAAGCATCGCCTCATGTACACTCTACGTGTGGTCAAATACAGGAGCTCTCATCACCACACTTACAAACACCACCATATCAGAAGGGGTTCAAAATAATTTTACCAACGTTAGTTTAAACGAAGGAAACTACATCTGGAACGTACAATGTACAGACGACTACCTCTTCCCAAACATAGGATTTATCGCAACAAATCAATCATTTATCTATGACGCAACGCCTCCTCAAGCACCCATCCTCTACCCGCAAATACTCGTTAAGGGATCAAAAAACACCAATGATACCACAACCACCATCGCAGGATACTTTGAAAACGACCCTATGGTAAATGTTACCGT
This window encodes:
- a CDS encoding AbrB/MazE/SpoVT family DNA-binding domain-containing protein produces the protein MRKYPKVVQADNRGQIVIPKDVRQELGIEAGAAFWVYTITDEGILLKKIEDSKLSSDDTLVKEIKAKASKIDLNEENLNKSVKRYSQKQSKLEEL